One genomic segment of Vibrio hippocampi includes these proteins:
- a CDS encoding phage head-tail joining protein, whose protein sequence is MAFTKDDIDALDEAIASGELTVKIDGREVTYRSLNDLLKAKRHILRTIARQNGVRISAFSGVTTNIDRGIR, encoded by the coding sequence ATGGCATTCACAAAAGATGATATTGACGCGTTAGACGAAGCGATCGCCAGTGGCGAACTGACCGTCAAAATTGACGGCCGCGAAGTCACATATCGAAGCCTCAACGATTTGCTTAAGGCTAAGCGTCATATTCTGCGAACGATTGCCCGTCAAAACGGCGTTCGAATCAGTGCGTTTTCCGGAGTCACAACCAATATTGACCGAGGGATCCGCTAA
- a CDS encoding phage portal protein produces MGRIVGLDGQPLNSHSYEGATREPRGRNWPAPSIGPNRALATAGKPLRNRTRHAYRNSLLMRSGINKNTTNEIGKGFTLMSTCEDDGFRKKANKLWRIISMQLDPWGDLNFGGLCHLAALSRRMSGEVFIRRLNRRVDSGLVAPIQVELLEADMCPQELNRRISPTRRIIQGIEFNGKVKVAYWFYKAHPDDGIESVSLHDCIRVPARDVIHHYKPTRPGQVRAEPETAAALLKDRTFHEYNDNELIRKRERSGITGVLYRESFGEADWEFDPNTGKPMYSDAEAASTSETISAGTWLRMVPGEKALPFDGDDTGQGYADFVRWESLLYSAGMDIPYPLLTGDWAGLNDRLVRAFLNEYRRSISFDQENLSGFQVAFGIWRWVIEVLITTGLLSAPGFASDPWKYYAVDVRPDAWKHLHPEQDINARNKAVASHISNGEREAAEYGTDIEKNMQVNARLLKKWQEACKKEGIEPPAKLGGLFSALETTGGGEDET; encoded by the coding sequence ATGGGGCGTATTGTTGGACTAGATGGCCAACCGTTGAACTCGCATTCTTATGAGGGGGCAACGCGAGAGCCACGCGGCCGAAATTGGCCCGCGCCCTCAATTGGACCAAACCGAGCGTTAGCGACGGCAGGTAAACCGCTAAGAAATCGAACTCGACACGCCTATCGCAACAGCTTGCTGATGCGCTCGGGGATAAACAAAAACACCACCAACGAAATCGGCAAGGGCTTTACTCTGATGAGCACTTGCGAGGATGACGGTTTTCGTAAAAAGGCTAATAAGCTGTGGCGCATTATTTCGATGCAGCTTGATCCTTGGGGTGATTTAAATTTCGGAGGGCTTTGCCACCTAGCCGCTTTGTCGCGCCGCATGTCGGGTGAGGTGTTTATCCGCCGGCTAAATCGTCGTGTTGATTCTGGTCTGGTTGCACCTATCCAGGTGGAACTGTTAGAGGCGGATATGTGTCCGCAGGAATTGAACCGCCGTATTAGTCCGACCCGCCGAATTATTCAGGGGATCGAGTTTAACGGTAAGGTGAAAGTCGCGTACTGGTTCTATAAGGCGCACCCAGATGATGGGATCGAGTCGGTCAGCTTGCATGACTGCATTCGCGTTCCGGCTCGTGATGTGATTCATCACTATAAGCCAACTCGTCCGGGGCAAGTTCGAGCGGAACCGGAAACAGCCGCGGCACTGCTTAAGGACCGCACGTTCCACGAATACAACGATAACGAGTTGATCCGTAAACGTGAGCGCTCTGGCATTACCGGGGTGCTGTATCGTGAATCGTTTGGTGAGGCGGATTGGGAATTCGACCCAAACACCGGTAAGCCGATGTATTCCGATGCCGAGGCTGCAAGTACGAGCGAGACAATCAGCGCTGGAACCTGGCTTCGCATGGTGCCCGGTGAAAAAGCATTGCCGTTTGATGGCGATGATACTGGCCAAGGTTACGCGGATTTTGTTCGATGGGAGTCGCTGCTTTACTCTGCTGGGATGGATATTCCGTATCCACTTTTAACGGGTGATTGGGCAGGGCTTAACGACCGTTTGGTTCGTGCCTTTCTTAACGAATACCGCCGTTCAATCAGCTTTGATCAGGAAAATTTGTCCGGTTTTCAGGTTGCGTTTGGGATCTGGCGCTGGGTGATTGAAGTGCTGATCACAACCGGACTATTGTCGGCTCCTGGCTTTGCATCGGATCCGTGGAAATATTATGCGGTCGATGTCCGTCCGGATGCGTGGAAACACCTACATCCAGAGCAGGACATTAACGCCCGTAACAAGGCGGTCGCGTCTCACATTTCCAACGGTGAGCGAGAGGCCGCGGAATACGGCACCGACATTGAAAAGAACATGCAAGTTAACGCTAGATTGCTCAAGAAATGGCAAGAGGCTTGTAAAAAAGAAGGTATTGAACCGCCCGCCAAACTAGGCGGGCTTTTTAGTGCCTTAGAAACGACCGGAGGCGGTGAAGATGAAACATAA
- a CDS encoding S49 family peptidase — translation MKHKFALNYLMSQPWALDQQLLSLMSDIANREVDSLSLDDFVPESLATKSGKRITRGMEKREGGVALISVSGVISRYANLFTNICGGTTTQLLAQDFTQALNDPSIKAIVFNCDSPGGEANGIHELAEMIYQARGKKRIIAYVGGMACSACYWIASACEEVVIDATASAGSIGTVLQMRRRKEKADDDFETIEIVSSQSPNKRQDPGTETGRAAYQKHLDDLAEVFVQRVARNMAVDRDTVINDFGGGGILVGQAAVDKGMAHRLGSLEGVIAELKTGKKKTMPDPNNNATGADEGNNNVTLSLPGSDVFSTADLIAAITEQRPDAIEAIKGPAPEMAIGHAADLVAACAKAGVPAFSASVLKEGITKAEAESQIKMATGLKDTLAASGLSGSFDTLVGCIDDPVKMVGKAIHEAKAETDENGDLTRQITDKDKKPAALNANDIYAKRR, via the coding sequence ATGAAACATAAATTCGCCCTGAATTATCTGATGTCACAGCCGTGGGCACTGGATCAGCAACTGCTGTCGCTGATGAGTGACATCGCCAATCGAGAGGTGGACAGCCTCTCATTGGATGACTTTGTTCCCGAATCGCTGGCGACCAAATCAGGCAAGCGTATCACGCGAGGAATGGAGAAACGCGAAGGTGGCGTCGCCCTGATCAGCGTGAGCGGGGTGATCAGTCGTTATGCGAATTTGTTTACCAATATTTGCGGGGGAACAACCACCCAATTATTGGCGCAGGACTTTACTCAGGCACTGAATGACCCGTCAATCAAAGCCATCGTGTTCAACTGTGATTCGCCTGGCGGTGAAGCTAACGGCATTCATGAACTGGCGGAAATGATTTATCAGGCCCGCGGTAAAAAACGCATTATCGCTTATGTCGGCGGGATGGCCTGTTCGGCTTGTTACTGGATTGCGAGCGCGTGTGAAGAAGTGGTCATCGATGCCACGGCGAGCGCGGGCTCTATTGGCACAGTGTTACAGATGCGCCGTCGTAAGGAGAAGGCCGACGACGATTTCGAAACCATTGAAATCGTGTCTAGCCAGTCACCGAATAAACGTCAGGACCCTGGCACGGAGACAGGTCGAGCGGCTTATCAAAAACACCTGGACGATCTCGCCGAAGTGTTTGTCCAGCGTGTCGCCCGAAATATGGCGGTTGATCGTGACACGGTCATTAACGATTTCGGCGGCGGTGGGATCTTAGTGGGTCAGGCTGCTGTTGATAAAGGTATGGCTCACCGTCTCGGGAGTCTGGAGGGCGTCATCGCCGAACTCAAAACAGGAAAGAAAAAAACAATGCCAGATCCAAACAACAACGCCACCGGCGCAGATGAAGGCAACAACAACGTGACATTGAGTTTGCCGGGCTCAGATGTATTCAGCACGGCCGACTTAATTGCCGCTATTACAGAGCAGCGACCAGATGCCATTGAAGCGATTAAAGGACCAGCGCCAGAAATGGCCATCGGTCACGCCGCGGACCTTGTCGCCGCTTGTGCGAAAGCGGGCGTTCCTGCTTTTTCAGCGTCAGTGCTGAAAGAGGGGATCACCAAAGCAGAAGCGGAAAGCCAAATCAAGATGGCCACGGGCTTGAAAGATACGTTAGCCGCGTCGGGTTTGTCTGGCAGTTTTGACACGCTTGTCGGCTGTATCGATGACCCGGTGAAGATGGTCG